The following proteins are encoded in a genomic region of Triticum dicoccoides isolate Atlit2015 ecotype Zavitan chromosome 1B, WEW_v2.0, whole genome shotgun sequence:
- the LOC119308568 gene encoding EID1-like F-box protein 3, with amino-acid sequence MSEGTREMRRLRVGSAGGSKANASGGIADEWSSGGRGIGARIRGVNVGILDEQVLALVFRALNWDPQALCSVARVSRRLRAVAERVLWRELCVSRAPRMVSALTTGPSASSGRVGGGWPALAKLLLFCCGAAGAGVRGHFAPVSRFSKTSGRSFLSRRCGGDLLYVSDPCEHAAAGAAAADEEDVGAYRGVFRGFMRSRTRACLVGGRAPLEPRVRCPYCGARVWSVTAAGLAPRSACRRLGAHEGRLEYFVCVSGHLHGSCWLARLSSSDGDGERERGRGGLDTDSDEDGFTATADSDDRHMEL; translated from the coding sequence ATGAGCGAAGGCACGCGGGAGATGAGGCGGCTGCGCGTCGGCAGCGCCGGCGGCAGCAAGGCGAACGCGAGCGGCGGCATCGCCGACGAGTGGAGCAGCGGGGGGCGCGGCATTGGGGCGCGGATCCGCGGGGTGAACGTGGGGATCCTGGACGAGCAGGTGCTGGCGCTGGTGTTCCGGGCGCTCAACTGGGACCCGCAGGCGCTGTGCTCCGTGGCGCGGGTCAGCCGCCGCCTGCGCGCCGTCGCGGAGCGCGTGCTGTGGCGGGAGCTCTGCGTCTCGCGCGCGCCGCGGATGGTGTCCGCGCTCACCACGGGGCCGTCGGCCTCGTCGGGACGCGTGGGCGGCGGGTGGCCGGCGCTGGCGAAGCTGCTGCTCTTCTGCTGCGGCGCGGCCGGGGCGGGCGTGCGCGGACACTTCGCGCCCGTGTCGCGCTTCTCCAAGACGTCCGGGCGGAGCTTCCTGTCGCGGCGGTGCGGCGGGGACCTGCTGTACGTGTCGGACCCGTGCGAGCACGCGGCGGCCGGCGCCGCGGCCGCCGACGAGGAGGACGTGGGCGCCTACCGCGGCGTGTTCCGCGGCTTCATGCGCTCCCGCACGCGCGCATGCCTGGTGGGCGGCCGCGCCCCGCTGGAGCCCCGCGTGCGCTGCCCCTACTGCGGCGCGCGCGTCTGGAGCGTCACGGCGGCCGGCCTCGCGCCCCGGAGCGCGTGCCGCCGGCTCGGCGCCCACGAGGGCCGCCTCGAGTACTTCGTCTGCGTCAGCGGCCACCTCCACGGCAGCTGCTGGCTCGCGCGCCTCTCCTccagcgacggcgacggcgagcgcGAGCGCGGCCGCGGTGGCTTGGACACCGACTCTGACGAAGACGGGTTCACTGCCACCGCCGACAGCGACGACCGGCACATGGAGCTGTGA
- the LOC119348801 gene encoding phosphatidylinositol-glycan biosynthesis class X protein-like isoform X1: protein MFLGLLNPHAPHGKLLAVGLVAAWTSIAAAASSLSEQVWCSQKSFNCMPCSMIYISDAYPGTFTPPLAQHNGLADVPDSSDLCKGLTNDLDVPVLLESHRQLVGEGSHRRLVYSMKFGNSEDTLVKFLDDYDANLVIIESLPSGVFVDPFELHHFVERKVFLDVAVFGDTNLELPSALSNLSAVEIHFDLKPSTSMNCNLVMELPLHARYPSLDASGYATVEFGSPDLLLHYRRKETHPNSCLCVLQNLDAMPVEKATWRIPCGNEAHTGFVSSLTFISALVCSMSIVLAASLVS, encoded by the exons ATGTTTCTAGGTCTGCTGAATCCGCATGCCCCACATGGAAAATTGCTAGCTGTGGGGCTTGTGGCCGCTTGGACCTCCATTGCTGCCGCTGCTTCGTCGCTGAGCGAGCAG GTATGGTGCAGCCAGAAATCTTTCAATTGCATGCCCTGCTCTATGATATACATTTCTGATGCATATCCCGGCACCTTCACGCCACCGCTTGCTCAACATAATGGCTTAGCTGACGTACCTGATTCTTCTGACTTGTGCAAAGGACTCACTAATGACCTTGATGTGCCTGTGCTTTTGGAATCGCACCGGCAACTTGTTGGTGAAGGTTCCCACCGCCGTCTTGTCTATTCCATGAAATTTGGTAACAGCGAAGATACTTTGGTAAAATTCCTTGATGACTATGATGCGAATCTTGTGATAATTGAGAGCCTCCCTAGTGGGGTCTTTGTtgacccattcgagctgcatcaTTTTGTTGAACGAAAAG TTtttcttgatgttgctgtttttggAGACACAAACCTGGAGCTTCCCTCAGCtctgtccaacctgtcagctgttgAGATTCATTTTGATCTCAAGCCAAGCACATCAATGAACTGCAACCTTGTGATGGAGCTTCCTCTCCATGCTAGATACCCA TCTCTGGATGCCAGCGGTTATGCAACGGTCGAGTTCGGCAGCCCTGACCTGCTCCTCCATTACAGAAGAAAGGAAACCCACCCTAATTCCTGCCTGTGTGTCCTCCAGAATCTCGACGCGATGCCTGTGGAGAAAGCCACGTGGCGCATACCCTGTGGCAATGAGGCGCACACAGGATTTGTATCTAGCCTCACTTTCATTTCGGCTCTGGTTTGCTCCATGTCCATAGTCCTAGCAGCCTCCCTGGTTTCTTGA
- the LOC119348801 gene encoding phosphatidylinositol-glycan biosynthesis class X protein-like isoform X2, with product MPCSMIYISDAYPGTFTPPLAQHNGLADVPDSSDLCKGLTNDLDVPVLLESHRQLVGEGSHRRLVYSMKFGNSEDTLVKFLDDYDANLVIIESLPSGVFVDPFELHHFVERKVFLDVAVFGDTNLELPSALSNLSAVEIHFDLKPSTSMNCNLVMELPLHARYPSLDASGYATVEFGSPDLLLHYRRKETHPNSCLCVLQNLDAMPVEKATWRIPCGNEAHTGFVSSLTFISALVCSMSIVLAASLVS from the exons ATGCCCTGCTCTATGATATACATTTCTGATGCATATCCCGGCACCTTCACGCCACCGCTTGCTCAACATAATGGCTTAGCTGACGTACCTGATTCTTCTGACTTGTGCAAAGGACTCACTAATGACCTTGATGTGCCTGTGCTTTTGGAATCGCACCGGCAACTTGTTGGTGAAGGTTCCCACCGCCGTCTTGTCTATTCCATGAAATTTGGTAACAGCGAAGATACTTTGGTAAAATTCCTTGATGACTATGATGCGAATCTTGTGATAATTGAGAGCCTCCCTAGTGGGGTCTTTGTtgacccattcgagctgcatcaTTTTGTTGAACGAAAAG TTtttcttgatgttgctgtttttggAGACACAAACCTGGAGCTTCCCTCAGCtctgtccaacctgtcagctgttgAGATTCATTTTGATCTCAAGCCAAGCACATCAATGAACTGCAACCTTGTGATGGAGCTTCCTCTCCATGCTAGATACCCA TCTCTGGATGCCAGCGGTTATGCAACGGTCGAGTTCGGCAGCCCTGACCTGCTCCTCCATTACAGAAGAAAGGAAACCCACCCTAATTCCTGCCTGTGTGTCCTCCAGAATCTCGACGCGATGCCTGTGGAGAAAGCCACGTGGCGCATACCCTGTGGCAATGAGGCGCACACAGGATTTGTATCTAGCCTCACTTTCATTTCGGCTCTGGTTTGCTCCATGTCCATAGTCCTAGCAGCCTCCCTGGTTTCTTGA